Proteins found in one Streptomyces sp. CB09001 genomic segment:
- a CDS encoding response regulator transcription factor yields MTIRVLIADDQMMVREGFSVLLNAMPDIEVAGEAVNGREAVAKVRELAPDVVLMDIRMPELNGIEATREIVAADSTSKVLVLTTFDLDEYVYQALRAGASGFLLKDASARQLADGVRVVASGEALLAPSITKRLITEFSKLSDAPRLMPSAQAAYGDLTERETEVLVLIAQGLSNSEIAERLVVAESTIKTHVSRILVKLGLRDRTQAAVFAYEARLVTPG; encoded by the coding sequence ATGACGATCCGCGTACTGATCGCCGACGATCAGATGATGGTCCGCGAGGGCTTCTCGGTCCTGTTGAACGCGATGCCGGACATCGAGGTCGCCGGTGAGGCGGTCAACGGCCGCGAGGCGGTGGCGAAGGTCCGCGAGCTGGCTCCGGACGTCGTCCTGATGGACATCCGCATGCCCGAGCTGAACGGCATCGAGGCGACCCGGGAGATCGTGGCGGCGGACAGCACGTCCAAGGTGCTGGTCCTCACCACCTTCGACCTCGACGAGTACGTGTACCAGGCGCTGCGCGCGGGTGCGTCCGGCTTCCTCCTCAAGGACGCCTCGGCCCGCCAGCTCGCGGACGGCGTCCGGGTGGTGGCGTCCGGCGAGGCCCTCCTCGCCCCCTCGATCACCAAGCGCCTGATCACCGAGTTCTCCAAGCTCTCCGACGCCCCGCGCCTGATGCCCTCGGCCCAGGCGGCCTACGGCGACCTGACCGAACGCGAGACGGAGGTCCTGGTCCTGATCGCGCAGGGCCTGTCCAACTCGGAGATCGCCGAACGCCTGGTGGTCGCCGAGTCGACGATCAAGACCCACGTCAGCCGCATCCTGGTGAAGCTCGGCCTGCGCGACCGCACCCAGGCGGCGGTCTTCGCCTACGAGGCGCGACTGGTCACCCCGGGCTGA
- a CDS encoding helix-turn-helix transcriptional regulator encodes MPPRSHATGRQVRLGVELRRLREAAGLKAREVAGLLNSTSAQISQMELGFAGVSEERVRRLAAHYACTDEALIDALVAMATDRTRGWWEAYRGVLPPVFQNTAEIEHHATYLREVVITHVPGLLQTADYARALYTYVHPGLPESELNPRVEHRMKRSGVVAGDNATPYETLIHECALRVRVADRGVCRVQLQRILDQIEEGHANVRVIPFDQDGFGGAGVSMMYAGGSVPQLDTGLRDAPTGVALIDAAAQLKQLRTLLHRMQGASLSPTASRDFIHRLTKEL; translated from the coding sequence ATGCCGCCGAGGAGTCATGCGACCGGGCGCCAGGTGCGCCTGGGAGTCGAGCTGCGACGTCTGCGTGAGGCGGCTGGGCTCAAGGCGCGCGAGGTAGCCGGTTTGCTGAATTCGACCTCAGCACAGATCAGTCAGATGGAGCTGGGCTTTGCTGGTGTCAGCGAAGAACGAGTGAGGCGGCTCGCGGCTCACTACGCGTGTACGGACGAGGCGTTGATCGATGCGCTCGTTGCTATGGCGACAGACCGTACGCGCGGTTGGTGGGAGGCGTACCGGGGAGTGCTGCCGCCGGTTTTCCAGAACACCGCTGAGATCGAACACCATGCGACGTACCTACGTGAGGTCGTGATTACGCACGTCCCAGGGCTGTTGCAGACCGCTGACTACGCACGCGCGCTTTATACGTATGTGCATCCCGGCTTGCCCGAGAGTGAGCTGAACCCTCGGGTGGAACACCGGATGAAGCGGAGCGGGGTGGTCGCAGGTGACAACGCGACCCCCTACGAGACGCTGATCCACGAGTGCGCTCTTCGTGTTCGGGTGGCAGATCGCGGCGTTTGCCGCGTCCAACTACAGCGGATCCTCGACCAGATCGAAGAAGGGCATGCCAACGTGAGGGTCATTCCGTTCGATCAGGACGGCTTTGGCGGTGCCGGGGTCTCGATGATGTACGCGGGCGGTTCGGTGCCTCAATTGGACACCGGTCTTCGTGATGCCCCTACCGGGGTCGCCCTCATCGATGCGGCTGCGCAGCTGAAGCAGCTTCGAACGCTCCTTCATAGAATGCAGGGCGCGTCGCTGAGTCCCACCGCGTCGCGGGACTTCATCCACCGCTTGACGAAGGAGCTGTGA
- a CDS encoding ABC transporter permease produces the protein MTATAETAATAFAARSGGSRHLAGTGTLLRFALRRDRVLIPVWVAVNALMVLSMPGTIKGLYGTAAERADLMRQMETNSSLRALVGPVFDDGLGALTAWRVGLYAGALAAVMSLLIVVRHTRDEEESGRQEVVASGMVGRRAPLTAALLAAAVANAVLALLIAVGLGGQGAAGALALALGVAGVGMLFATMAAIVAQLTESARLARGLTAAVLGTAFVLRAAGDSATDDGSSVLTWVSPLGWLENVRAFAGERWWVLLLIAGATVAQGAVAYALAGRRDLGMSFLPTRPGPAAGRLRTAGALAWRLQRGSVLGWSIGFFLAGVVYGGMTEGAADLVGDNEQAREIIERMGGQAGLTDAFVSAMVGMLGLIAALYVVASVLRLSGEEISGRAEPVLAGAVGRLRWAAGHLVIAFGGAALIMLLAGLGFAAGYGQDFGAILGACLVQLPAVWVIGGAAVLLHGLLPRAAVGAWAVAGAVLLLGWVGPALDVPQSVLDVSPFGHLPKLPGGEMSWPPVLALVLIAGALVAAGLAGLRRRDLT, from the coding sequence ATGACCGCCACCGCCGAAACCGCCGCCACCGCCTTCGCGGCCCGGTCCGGGGGCTCGCGCCACCTGGCCGGCACCGGCACGCTGCTGCGCTTCGCCCTGCGCCGCGACCGCGTACTGATCCCCGTCTGGGTCGCGGTGAACGCGCTCATGGTGCTGTCCATGCCGGGCACCATCAAGGGCCTGTACGGCACCGCCGCCGAACGCGCCGACCTGATGCGGCAGATGGAGACCAACTCCTCGCTGCGCGCGCTGGTCGGCCCCGTCTTCGACGACGGTCTCGGCGCGCTCACCGCCTGGCGGGTCGGCCTGTACGCGGGTGCGCTCGCCGCCGTGATGAGCCTGCTGATCGTCGTCCGGCACACCCGGGACGAGGAGGAGAGCGGACGGCAGGAGGTCGTCGCCTCCGGAATGGTCGGCCGCCGGGCCCCGCTCACGGCGGCGCTGCTGGCGGCGGCGGTCGCCAACGCCGTCCTGGCCCTGCTGATCGCCGTCGGACTGGGCGGACAGGGGGCGGCGGGCGCGCTGGCCCTCGCGCTCGGGGTCGCGGGCGTCGGGATGCTCTTCGCGACCATGGCGGCGATCGTCGCCCAGCTCACCGAGAGCGCCCGGCTGGCCCGGGGCCTGACGGCGGCCGTGCTGGGCACGGCCTTCGTACTGCGGGCGGCGGGCGATTCGGCGACGGACGACGGGTCGTCGGTCCTCACCTGGGTGTCGCCGCTCGGCTGGCTGGAGAACGTGCGGGCCTTCGCCGGTGAGCGGTGGTGGGTGCTGCTGCTGATCGCGGGCGCGACGGTGGCGCAGGGGGCGGTGGCCTATGCCCTGGCCGGTCGCCGGGACCTCGGCATGAGCTTCCTGCCGACCCGGCCGGGGCCGGCCGCCGGGCGCCTGCGTACGGCGGGTGCGCTGGCCTGGCGCCTGCAGCGGGGCAGCGTCCTCGGCTGGAGCATCGGCTTCTTCCTCGCCGGTGTCGTCTACGGCGGGATGACGGAGGGCGCGGCCGATCTGGTCGGGGACAACGAACAGGCCCGCGAGATCATCGAGCGGATGGGCGGACAGGCCGGGCTGACCGACGCGTTCGTGTCGGCGATGGTCGGCATGCTCGGGCTGATCGCCGCGCTCTACGTCGTGGCGTCGGTGCTGCGGCTCAGCGGCGAGGAGATCTCCGGGCGCGCGGAACCGGTGCTGGCGGGCGCGGTGGGCCGGCTGCGGTGGGCCGCGGGCCACCTGGTGATCGCCTTCGGCGGCGCGGCGCTCATCATGCTGCTCGCCGGGCTCGGCTTCGCCGCCGGGTACGGGCAGGACTTCGGGGCGATCCTGGGCGCGTGCCTGGTCCAGCTCCCGGCGGTGTGGGTGATCGGCGGGGCGGCGGTGCTGCTGCACGGTCTGCTGCCCCGGGCGGCGGTGGGCGCGTGGGCCGTCGCGGGCGCGGTGCTGCTGCTCGGGTGGGTCGGACCGGCGCTGGACGTGCCGCAGAGCGTCCTGGACGTGTCCCCGTTCGGCCACCTGCCGAAGCTGCCGGGCGGGGAGATGAGCTGGCCGCCGGTGCTGGCGCTGGTCCTGATCGCGGGGGCGCTGGTGGCGGCGGGGCTCGCCGGGCTGCGGCGGCGGGACCTGACGTGA
- a CDS encoding ATP-binding protein, which produces MPEDESWEYSLYIPNDPRAVTISRRTLRLILTMHGLIRLVDLAELLAAELIGNAVLHTKGPAALRVRWSPPGTLRIGAWDADPEPPGAPARLADVTGDESGRGLALVRACSDLWGWQPLSRFGNRGKYVWCEVGAGQPGVTSRAS; this is translated from the coding sequence ATGCCCGAAGACGAGTCCTGGGAGTACTCCCTGTACATCCCCAACGACCCGCGCGCAGTCACGATCAGTCGGCGCACCCTGCGTCTCATCCTCACCATGCACGGACTGATCCGCCTCGTCGACCTCGCGGAGCTCCTCGCGGCGGAGCTGATCGGCAACGCCGTGCTGCACACCAAGGGGCCCGCCGCACTGCGGGTGCGCTGGTCACCGCCAGGGACGCTGCGGATCGGCGCGTGGGACGCGGATCCCGAACCTCCCGGTGCTCCCGCCCGGTTGGCGGACGTGACCGGCGACGAGAGCGGCCGGGGGCTCGCCCTCGTCAGAGCCTGCTCCGACCTGTGGGGGTGGCAGCCGCTCTCCCGGTTCGGCAACAGGGGCAAATACGTGTGGTGCGAGGTCGGTGCCGGTCAGCCCGGGGTGACCAGTCGCGCCTCGTAG
- a CDS encoding DUF397 domain-containing protein, giving the protein MTESMHWRKSSYSGGGDGDTCVEIAESDTHISIRDSKAPARGTLSVPAPAFAAFVEGIKRHSRG; this is encoded by the coding sequence ATGACCGAGAGCATGCACTGGCGTAAGTCCAGCTACTCGGGCGGTGGCGACGGCGACACCTGCGTCGAGATCGCCGAGTCGGACACTCACATATCCATCCGCGATTCCAAGGCTCCCGCCCGCGGGACCCTCTCCGTCCCTGCGCCCGCCTTCGCCGCCTTCGTCGAGGGCATCAAGCGGCACTCCCGGGGATGA
- a CDS encoding ABC transporter ATP-binding protein, with protein sequence MTKAISVSGLHKSFGRTHALDGLDLEVETGEVHGFLGPNGAGKSTTIRVLLGLLRADAGAAQVLGRDPWADAVEAHRRIAYVPGDVTLWRNLSGGEVIDLYGRLRGGLDTRRRAELVERFELDPTKKGRTYSKGNRQKVALVAAFASDVDLLILDEPTSGLDPLMEEVFQRCVEEERERGRTVLLSSHILSEVEELCDRVSIIRTGRTVESGSLADLRHLTRTSVTAELAGAPNGLAHLPGVHDLDVQGHRVRLQVDTDKLDAVLRSLSETGVRSLTSTPPTLEELFLRHYQAGDAADAEDAESGAEVTAR encoded by the coding sequence ATGACGAAGGCAATCAGCGTCTCCGGACTGCACAAGTCGTTCGGACGCACGCATGCTCTGGACGGTCTCGACCTGGAGGTCGAGACCGGCGAGGTCCACGGGTTCCTCGGGCCCAACGGAGCCGGCAAGTCCACCACCATCCGGGTCCTGCTCGGCCTGCTGCGCGCCGACGCCGGCGCCGCGCAGGTGCTCGGCCGCGACCCGTGGGCGGACGCGGTGGAGGCGCACCGGCGGATCGCTTACGTCCCCGGTGACGTGACGCTGTGGCGCAACCTCTCCGGCGGCGAGGTCATCGACCTCTACGGCAGGCTGCGCGGCGGGCTCGACACCCGGCGGCGCGCGGAGCTGGTCGAGCGGTTCGAACTCGACCCGACCAAGAAGGGCCGCACGTACTCCAAGGGCAATCGCCAGAAGGTGGCCCTGGTGGCCGCCTTCGCCTCGGACGTCGACCTGCTGATCCTCGACGAACCCACCTCCGGGCTCGACCCGTTGATGGAGGAGGTCTTCCAGCGCTGCGTGGAGGAGGAGCGCGAGCGCGGCCGGACGGTGCTGCTCTCCTCCCACATCCTCAGCGAGGTCGAGGAGCTGTGCGACCGGGTCAGCATCATCCGCACGGGACGGACCGTCGAGAGCGGCTCGCTCGCCGACCTGCGCCACCTCACCCGGACCAGCGTCACCGCCGAACTCGCGGGCGCCCCGAACGGCCTGGCCCACCTGCCCGGCGTGCACGACCTCGACGTCCAGGGCCACCGGGTCCGGCTCCAGGTCGACACCGACAAGCTGGACGCCGTCCTCAGGTCGCTGAGCGAGACCGGCGTGCGGTCGCTGACGTCGACGCCGCCGACGCTGGAGGAGCTGTTCCTGCGGCACTACCAGGCCGGGGACGCCGCGGACGCCGAGGACGCGGAGTCCGGAGCGGAGGTGACGGCGCGATGA
- a CDS encoding MarR family transcriptional regulator — translation MTKEPAEAAAVDAAGPGRDPEAVSQFVEGFAAQLVEAGMQRMPARVFAALLASDSGTLTSAELGEVLQVSPAAVSGAVRYLSQQHMVAREREPGSRRERYRVHSNQWYEALTNREAVLKRWENALSEGVASLGADTPAGRRMAETLAFFEFVDGEIVAMMERWRVHREERFGRG, via the coding sequence ATGACGAAGGAACCAGCGGAAGCGGCGGCGGTGGATGCGGCGGGGCCGGGGCGCGACCCCGAGGCGGTGTCCCAGTTCGTGGAGGGCTTCGCGGCGCAGCTGGTCGAGGCCGGGATGCAGCGCATGCCCGCCCGGGTCTTCGCCGCGCTGCTGGCCTCCGACTCGGGCACGCTGACCTCCGCGGAACTCGGCGAAGTCCTCCAGGTCAGCCCGGCCGCCGTGTCCGGCGCCGTGCGCTACCTCTCGCAGCAGCACATGGTCGCGCGCGAGCGCGAACCCGGCTCGCGCCGGGAGCGCTACCGGGTGCACAGCAACCAGTGGTACGAGGCGCTCACCAACCGCGAGGCCGTCCTCAAACGCTGGGAGAACGCGCTGAGCGAGGGCGTCGCCAGCCTCGGCGCCGACACCCCGGCGGGCCGCCGCATGGCCGAGACCCTCGCCTTCTTCGAGTTCGTCGACGGGGAGATCGTGGCGATGATGGAACGCTGGCGGGTGCACCGGGAGGAGCGGTTCGGGCGGGGGTGA
- a CDS encoding DUF3515 family protein → MRKPTTRTWIWLTAAVVVVTGGAFYVDGHRVSAAPHADDAKCDKVVSRLPDDIPGASRDWALGDGVASWGGQKAVFRCGAEELQPNVNLCVTADGVDWVLDEARLKRDGVSVLRTYGRSPAVEFTYSGPREEVGGILAALDPAVKWIPQERKCIGLDDAATVL, encoded by the coding sequence ATGCGGAAGCCCACCACCCGGACGTGGATCTGGCTGACCGCGGCGGTCGTCGTCGTGACCGGCGGGGCCTTCTACGTCGACGGCCACCGGGTCTCCGCCGCGCCGCACGCCGACGACGCCAAGTGCGACAAGGTGGTCTCCCGGCTCCCCGACGACATACCCGGCGCCTCGCGCGACTGGGCCCTGGGCGACGGGGTCGCGTCCTGGGGCGGCCAGAAGGCGGTGTTCCGCTGCGGCGCCGAGGAGCTCCAGCCCAACGTCAACCTCTGCGTCACCGCGGACGGCGTCGACTGGGTCCTGGACGAGGCACGGCTCAAGCGCGACGGCGTGAGCGTCCTGCGGACCTACGGCCGCTCACCGGCCGTGGAGTTCACGTACTCCGGTCCGCGCGAGGAGGTGGGCGGCATCCTCGCCGCGCTGGACCCCGCCGTGAAGTGGATCCCGCAGGAGCGCAAGTGCATCGGCCTCGACGACGCCGCCACCGTCCTGTAG
- a CDS encoding cytochrome P450, with the protein MTSASDLAFDPWNPAFVADPYPAFAELRARGRVLYYEPTDQWLVPHHADVSALLRDRRLGRTYQHRFSHEDFGRTPPPPEQEPFHTLNDHGMLDLEPPDHTRIRRLVSKAFTPRTVERLKPYVHGLADELVARLVAAGGGDLLTDVAEPLPVAVIAEMLGIPESERSPLRPWSAEICGMYELNPSEETAAKAVRASLDFSDYLRALIAARRKDPGDDLISGLIAAHDEDDDRLTEQEMISTCVLLLNAGHEATVNATTNGWLALFRHPDQLAALRADHSLVPSAVEELMRYDTPLQLFERWVLDEIEIDGTTLPRGAEVAMLFGSANHDPAVFTDPERLDLTRRDNPHISFSAGIHYCIGAPLARIELAASMTSLLERAPGLHLAAEPERRPNFVMRGLTELRVEV; encoded by the coding sequence ATGACGTCTGCGTCCGACCTCGCGTTCGACCCCTGGAACCCCGCGTTCGTCGCCGACCCCTACCCCGCCTTCGCCGAGCTGCGGGCCCGGGGGCGCGTGCTCTACTACGAGCCGACCGACCAGTGGCTGGTCCCGCACCACGCGGACGTCTCGGCGCTGCTGCGCGACCGCCGCCTGGGCCGGACCTACCAGCACCGTTTCTCGCACGAGGACTTCGGCCGCACGCCGCCCCCGCCGGAGCAGGAGCCCTTCCACACCCTCAACGACCACGGCATGCTCGACCTGGAGCCGCCGGACCACACCCGTATCCGGCGTCTGGTGTCGAAGGCGTTCACGCCGCGCACGGTGGAGCGGCTGAAGCCGTACGTGCACGGGCTGGCGGACGAGCTGGTGGCCCGGCTGGTGGCGGCGGGCGGCGGCGATCTGCTCACCGACGTGGCCGAGCCGCTGCCGGTCGCCGTGATCGCCGAGATGCTGGGCATCCCGGAGTCCGAGCGGTCCCCGCTGCGCCCCTGGTCGGCGGAGATCTGCGGGATGTACGAGCTGAACCCGTCCGAGGAGACGGCGGCGAAGGCGGTCCGGGCCTCGCTCGACTTCTCGGACTACCTGCGCGCACTGATCGCGGCCCGCCGCAAGGACCCCGGCGACGACCTGATCTCGGGCCTGATCGCGGCCCACGACGAGGACGACGACCGCCTCACCGAGCAGGAGATGATCTCGACCTGCGTCCTGCTCCTGAACGCCGGTCACGAGGCCACGGTGAACGCCACCACCAACGGCTGGCTGGCGCTCTTCCGCCACCCCGACCAGCTGGCGGCCCTGCGCGCGGACCACTCCCTCGTCCCGTCGGCCGTGGAGGAGCTGATGCGCTACGACACCCCGCTCCAGCTCTTCGAACGCTGGGTCCTGGACGAGATCGAGATCGACGGGACGACCCTCCCGCGCGGCGCGGAGGTGGCGATGCTGTTCGGCTCCGCCAACCACGACCCGGCGGTCTTCACCGACCCGGAACGCCTCGACCTCACCCGCCGGGACAACCCTCACATCTCCTTCAGCGCCGGCATCCACTACTGCATCGGTGCCCCGCTGGCCCGCATCGAACTGGCGGCGTCCATGACGTCCCTGCTGGAGCGGGCCCCGGGGCTGCACCTGGCGGCGGAACCGGAACGCCGGCCGAATTTCGTGATGCGCGGACTGACGGAGCTACGCGTGGAGGTCTGA
- a CDS encoding diacylglycerol kinase family protein, which yields MAEVATSMSSSANSSARSDQLLVVVDPVARRLDGESVRIAKDVLSAGAAHTKVCLPDDPEEFARALGRRGSRRPVVVGDDRALLRAVALLHRQRELAGCALSVVPVGSALGLARSLGLPTGAVAAARAVLDGAVRRLDLLVDDSDGVVLGAVGIPPAPVPVPVREDAGSGPEGTASVRPWLRTCQSLVRTLASSRTARTAVAPGMPGPARLRVEVDGVTLVDLDQPVEGVSVTPGASGVAVVEVRPLSVGAQASPLTASGRTVTVSGAHFRYRADAVVCGPVGTRTWVAREGAWGLTLPAG from the coding sequence ATGGCCGAGGTGGCGACTTCCATGAGCTCTTCCGCGAACTCTTCCGCGAGGTCCGATCAGCTTCTGGTGGTCGTCGATCCGGTCGCCCGACGGCTGGACGGGGAGTCCGTCCGGATCGCGAAAGACGTGCTCAGCGCGGGCGCGGCGCACACGAAGGTGTGTCTGCCGGACGACCCGGAGGAGTTCGCGCGGGCGCTCGGACGGCGTGGTTCGCGGCGCCCGGTGGTGGTCGGTGACGACAGGGCGCTGCTGCGGGCCGTGGCCCTGCTGCACCGGCAGCGGGAGCTGGCGGGCTGCGCACTGTCCGTGGTGCCGGTGGGGTCGGCGCTCGGCCTCGCCCGGTCCCTGGGGCTGCCGACGGGGGCGGTGGCGGCGGCGCGGGCGGTGCTCGACGGCGCGGTGCGGCGCCTGGACCTGCTCGTCGACGACAGCGACGGGGTGGTGCTGGGGGCGGTGGGAATTCCGCCCGCTCCCGTGCCGGTACCGGTGCGGGAGGACGCGGGCTCCGGTCCGGAGGGGACGGCGTCGGTCCGTCCCTGGCTGCGGACCTGCCAGTCGCTCGTACGGACGCTGGCCTCCTCGCGTACGGCCCGGACCGCCGTGGCGCCGGGTATGCCCGGTCCGGCCCGGCTGCGGGTGGAGGTCGACGGGGTGACGCTGGTGGACCTGGACCAGCCGGTCGAGGGGGTCTCGGTGACGCCGGGCGCGTCGGGGGTGGCCGTGGTGGAGGTGCGGCCCCTGTCGGTGGGCGCGCAGGCGTCGCCGCTGACGGCGAGCGGGCGGACGGTGACCGTGTCGGGGGCGCACTTCCGCTACCGGGCCGACGCGGTGGTGTGCGGGCCGGTCGGGACCCGGACGTGGGTGGCGCGCGAGGGAGCGTGGGGGCTGACGCTGCCGGCGGGGTAG
- a CDS encoding adenylosuccinate synthase, with protein MPALVLLGAQWGDEGKGKATDLLGGSVDYVVRYQGGNNAGHTVVVGDQKYALHLLPSGILSPGCTPVIGNGVVVDPSVLFSELSGLNERGVDTSKLLISGNAHIITPYNVTVDKVTERFLGKRKIGTTGRGIGPTYADKINRVGIRVQDLYDESILTQKVEAALDVKNQMLTKLYNRRAIATGQVVEELLGYADKLAPYVADTVLVLNQALDDDKVVLFEGGQGTLLDIDHGTYPFVTSSNPTAGGACTGAGVGPTKISRVIGILKAYTTRVGAGPFPTELFDEDGEALRRIGGERGVTTGRDRRCGWFDAVIARYATRVNGLTDFFLTKLDVLTGWEQIPVCVAYEIDGKRVEELPYSQSDFHHAKPVYETLPGWSEDITKAKSFSDLPKNAQAYVKALEEMSGAPISAIGVGPGRDETIEINSFL; from the coding sequence GTGCCCGCACTTGTGCTGCTCGGTGCTCAGTGGGGTGACGAAGGCAAGGGAAAGGCGACGGACCTGCTCGGTGGCTCCGTCGACTATGTGGTGCGCTACCAGGGCGGCAACAACGCCGGCCACACGGTAGTCGTGGGCGACCAGAAGTACGCCCTTCACCTGCTCCCTTCCGGGATTCTCTCCCCCGGCTGCACGCCGGTCATCGGAAACGGCGTCGTCGTCGACCCGTCGGTCCTGTTCTCCGAGCTGAGCGGGCTGAACGAGCGCGGCGTCGACACGTCCAAGCTCCTGATCAGCGGCAACGCTCACATCATCACGCCGTACAACGTCACCGTCGACAAGGTGACGGAACGCTTCCTCGGCAAGCGCAAGATCGGCACCACCGGGCGCGGCATCGGCCCGACCTACGCCGACAAGATCAACCGCGTGGGCATCCGGGTCCAGGACCTCTACGACGAGTCGATCCTCACCCAGAAGGTCGAGGCGGCGCTCGACGTCAAGAACCAGATGCTCACCAAGCTCTACAACCGCCGCGCCATCGCCACCGGCCAGGTCGTCGAGGAGCTGCTGGGCTACGCGGACAAGCTCGCCCCGTACGTCGCCGACACCGTCCTGGTCCTCAACCAGGCGCTCGACGACGACAAGGTGGTCCTCTTCGAGGGCGGCCAGGGCACGCTCCTGGACATCGACCACGGCACGTACCCCTTCGTCACCTCGTCGAATCCGACCGCGGGCGGCGCCTGCACCGGCGCCGGCGTGGGCCCGACGAAGATCAGCCGGGTCATCGGCATCCTCAAGGCGTACACGACCCGCGTCGGCGCCGGACCCTTCCCGACCGAGCTGTTCGACGAGGACGGCGAGGCCCTGCGCCGCATCGGCGGCGAGCGCGGTGTCACCACCGGCCGCGACCGGCGCTGCGGCTGGTTCGACGCGGTGATCGCCCGCTACGCCACCCGCGTCAACGGCCTCACCGACTTCTTCCTCACCAAGCTCGACGTCCTCACCGGCTGGGAGCAGATCCCGGTCTGCGTGGCCTACGAGATCGACGGCAAGCGCGTCGAGGAGCTGCCGTACTCGCAGTCCGACTTCCACCACGCGAAGCCGGTCTACGAGACGCTGCCCGGCTGGAGCGAGGACATCACCAAGGCGAAGTCCTTCTCCGACCTGCCGAAGAACGCCCAGGCGTACGTCAAGGCCCTGGAGGAGATGTCCGGCGCTCCGATCTCCGCGATCGGCGTCGGCCCGGGCCGGGACGAGACGATCGAGATCAACTCGTTCCTGTAG
- a CDS encoding Uma2 family endonuclease — protein MTVMAERPTTSGTEYQGFEELLVALDELAVPDGYRAEITRGSIVVSPWSKGYYLRVMRLVCAQLEAHLPESHVIERGPFLYVFPGDGCAYGPDIHVAHERVFETESHHLDGEALSFVAELTSPATRNNDLTEKVEVYGRAGVPVYLLLDMQEEQATVLWTPSAKGYESRITRPFGEKLPIPAPFDCLLDTAGFKAP, from the coding sequence ATGACTGTCATGGCGGAGCGACCGACGACGAGCGGCACTGAATACCAGGGCTTCGAGGAACTGCTGGTAGCCCTCGACGAACTGGCTGTACCCGACGGCTACAGGGCCGAGATCACGAGGGGGAGCATCGTTGTGTCGCCGTGGTCGAAGGGCTACTACCTCCGAGTGATGCGCCTGGTGTGCGCACAACTGGAGGCACATCTGCCCGAATCTCACGTGATCGAACGAGGGCCGTTCCTCTACGTCTTCCCGGGAGACGGGTGCGCCTACGGGCCGGACATCCACGTGGCACACGAGCGAGTCTTCGAGACGGAGAGCCACCACCTGGACGGGGAGGCCCTGTCCTTCGTCGCCGAGCTGACGTCTCCCGCCACCCGGAACAACGACCTGACCGAGAAGGTGGAGGTCTACGGCCGCGCCGGCGTCCCCGTCTACCTGCTCCTCGACATGCAGGAGGAGCAGGCCACAGTCCTGTGGACGCCGTCCGCCAAGGGATACGAGTCGCGCATCACCCGGCCCTTCGGTGAGAAGCTCCCGATCCCCGCCCCGTTCGACTGCCTGCTGGACACCGCCGGTTTCAAGGCGCCCTGA
- a CDS encoding cupin domain-containing protein → MSVALVRNPGEGTHYHYYDSVQEQVVSHTETQGVVSVARLTMRRADAPPLHVHSREDESWVVLSGRVRFWIGSASLDACEVHDAGPGAYVFGPRSVPHTFQPLTTTGEVLVINNPGAIEGYFRSVGQAGARHDRDHVDGLARYGVALLDDPPHA, encoded by the coding sequence ATGAGCGTCGCGCTCGTACGCAACCCCGGCGAAGGCACCCACTACCACTACTACGACAGCGTCCAGGAACAGGTCGTGTCGCACACCGAGACCCAGGGAGTCGTCAGCGTCGCGCGGCTGACCATGCGCCGCGCGGACGCACCGCCCCTGCACGTGCACAGCCGCGAGGACGAGAGCTGGGTGGTGCTGTCCGGGCGCGTCCGCTTCTGGATCGGTTCGGCCTCGCTCGACGCGTGCGAGGTCCACGACGCCGGGCCCGGTGCCTACGTCTTCGGCCCCCGGTCGGTCCCCCACACGTTCCAGCCGCTCACCACCACGGGGGAGGTGCTGGTCATCAACAACCCGGGGGCGATCGAAGGCTACTTCCGCTCGGTCGGGCAGGCCGGGGCGCGGCACGATCGGGACCACGTGGACGGACTCGCCCGCTACGGGGTGGCCCTCCTGGACGACCCGCCCCACGCGTAG